GCGGgagtgggaagaagaggcgaagaaggaggaggaagatgaggattgCATCTCTGAGTCGGactatgatgatgatggttttgaACAGATGGTGATATCGACCGAGAGGCCTACCCAGAGGAGGGTCATGGCTACCGCATACACCGGCACAAGCGTTAATAACACCACGACACCACAGCGACCACCGGTGTTCAAGCATCAATCGATTCAACATCCACAAGTCCTGttgcctcctccctctcgccAGATATTAACTCCTAGAACACCTCAGCCTCGGCCGCCTATCAAACCCCAGGAAAACACCGCACCGAAACCGCTTCCCTGGCTTGCCAGCGATCCGACTCAACCCCTAAAGCTCACACCCCTCAGCCAAATCCCATATTTACGCTACAAACAAAACTGGATGGTCAACGTTCTCGTTGTTGTCACCCAACTCGGAGAAACAGAATCGTGTCCGTATCCTCCCTTTGTTCAAAGGCAGGCTAGGGTCATTGATCAGAGTACACCACATAGGCACATCCACTTGACAGTATTCTTGGAGCCAGCCGGGTTTGAGCCGAAGCTAGGCGAGGTCTACCTTTTGCTGGGTGTCAAGAATCACAAGTTTGATGGGGGTAGCTTGAAGAAGTATGTGAGTGACAAGCccaaggggggtgggaggtggtgggtggagggacgagggttggggtggtgtaaggggatggtgaaggagttggagatCTGGTGGGCTCAGCAAcaggggggtgttgttggggaggaggattgaaGATGCCCAGGAAATGGAGTTCAGTTGCGAATCGTCCATTCTCCAGCAAGGAAAGTTCGGCGGTTCCAACCATTTCCACAATGGGTCTTAAGGCAGCGACATCCACTCTTTAAGGACTCCTAATCTTCAATAAGATCAAAGGTGTTCTTCATCCACATCAATCATCAAATCCTCAAAAGAACGGAAGAACAGCTTGGAATCGTGAGGCCTCACGTGACCACGCCCCAGTTTCGCGAACAAGGAGTGGTGCGCCGAGCGACAAATGACTGGCTGGGAAGGCGCCTTccccagcccctcctccacagagCCTCCCGGCTCCTGCCTCAAGAGCTGCAAAGCAGCCAATTCAACACAAACGACGAAAACGCACAAAATTACTCCGACTTTTTCGCTCAAGACCACAGTCACTGGTATTTTGCGATTTTGCGACGATAGCGATAAGCAGAATACATAGCTGTTGCGCCTACTATCGCCAAATTCACCCAAGACATCCCTCCCGCTGACGTCACTCACCGACCTCTTCTCACTCACCTTGAcccaaccacaccacacctaTCTTCTCAGCTTTCTCACGACTCTCTCATCGCCCCAAATAAAAGCAGAAACCATGCCACCCCGCCGCTCTACCCGAGCGACAACCAAGGCCGCCAGTCAATCCAAGCTGAACTTCTCCAACAAAATCACCAAAccgctcccctcccgccccaaTCAAAAAGACAAGGCTGTCAAGCTTGAGGAAGCCATCACAAGAAcagccaccccctcccctccccccttctccgaGCCAGCTCCTGAACAAGAACTTTCGCCGGCAGAGGTCAACGCGGCAAAGGTTTCGCAGGCGGCGATTAATCGTTACTGGAAGGGGATTGAAGACTCGAGACTGGCGAAGGAAGTTCACAAGAAGCATGGGACTGGGTTGGGGACGGGGGAAAAGATTTTGAGGTATTTTGACGTTAGCAGTCAGTTTGGGGTAAGTTTTCTGAAATTGTGTAAGGGAAAGGGATGGGTGCTGACGAGGTGATAATGTAGCCATGTGTGGGGATTACACGACTCGAGAGGTGgcagagggcggagaggctGGGACTCAACCCGCCGATtgaggtgctggcggtgattgtcaaggaggggaggggggaggagaaggcacATTTGGATCAGTTGTTGAGTAGTACTGCgattggggagagggagtaaATTCCaacaggaggggggggaggggaatatGCGAAATGACATTGGagttttggagttggggaaCTGCTTTCGGGGAAGGGGATCACAACAGGGAAACAAGGGCAGGATTTGGAAGGGGAATGTTATCAGGAGAGGAGAATTTGTGCCAACATAATCGAGTTGCTATGCATCCTTGCTGGATATGCACCTTGCTGATTACATGTACTTTTTACATAGCTTGACATCACAGATAGAGGTCATCGCAAACAGAACGAGCAACATAATTTCGCTCTACTCTAAATTCTATCAACACCTGGGGCGCTCTCCTCTGGTCTATGAAAAGTTTTTAATACCAGATACTCCTCGTCCGATGATGCggcgccctctccctcccgtcgttctccatctccttgatGGTATCATAGAGGAAAAAATCAATCAAAATCGCATTCACCCTCGCCCCTGGATTTTCTCTCAATATCTCCCTCCGTATCAACTCCACACACCAGATACTGCACGCCCGGAGCTGGATCTCCCAGTTGCTACCCGAGGGGATGTCACGTTTGAGCTGCACGGTGGTTTCGAGGGGTGGGCTGTACTGGATGCAGCCGAGCTGGTTGAGCATCTGCGGGATGCGGTAGTCGGCAAACATGGTTATCTTATCAATGTCGTAAAATTTGCCGTAGGGGCCTTGGCCCTCGAAGCAAGCCCAGAGATCGGCGACGAGGATCTGGGCgcgtttgaggaggcggatgggtTTCTTGcgggggaaggaagggggggagtgggtgtCGTTGAAGCAGGAAAAGTtggaggcgagggtgttgaccAGGCGAGCGGCggagttgttggaggaggttacgaggtggagggggtggcagGAGAATTTCTCATAGAGAATCTGGCCGGCTTCACGGAGACAGGAGAGacgggcggcgaggaggggcaTTTCTTCCGAGGTGGCGGAGCGGAAGACGTGTttgagggtggagagggtgagtTCTTCTTCGTTTTGCCAGAAGTGAGGGTCTGTTATGGGGATGCCTGGGGTGGATGGTGTTAGTCTCGTGGTGTAGTGGTATATGTCTAAGAGAGAGATAGAAAAGACAtaccctcctccaacgccctcTGTAAAGCAGCCACCAAACTCCAATACCCtgtccatctcctccccttgtACTCGATGGAAAacctctcttcttcacccctctcactccaaaaacaaaagttCAAAAGATCCATGGTGAAGATAAAGGCCACCACATCCTCTGGCTTGTCACCCTTtgatgggtgagggtgaagcTCGTGTGCCGCCCAGGTGGCCGGTGAGTAAGACTTTGTTTGCATCTGAGAGTAGATGGCTCTGGCGGCGTTTTTGCACGACCGCATGTCGAGGGCTACGTCGATGGAGTTGTTGTAGACATATTCGGCTGATTCAAGGACGCCCGTGTCTGGCTCAGCGGCGACTTGTGGTTTACCGGCGATGtgttggcggaggagctcgaggagtTCAAGATCTGGTTCCGAGTCTGACATTTTTTTCGGGTTTCTATTTGTCAGTTGGTATTTTTGTGAGTTTGGTCTTTCAGATGAGAAATTTTCCTATGAGATTTTGACTGTCCAGATCgcaaaacaaaaataaaaggGTGTTTGTTGGGATGTATGACTGGAAGTGAGTGAGTGGCTGATGTGGATTAAGCGGTCAATTGAGGATGAAAATCAGATAAGTGGGACTGTGCAGTCAAGCATAAAGTCTGGGCGGGCTGAAGGGGCTTTTGATCACGACGAGAACAACTGGAATCATGAAATATTAGGGAAAGAAGAGGTTTGAGAAGTATTTTGATGTGGTATATAGACTGGAAAGCTTTTTTTCATGGCGATACCGAGATTTGCCGTGACAGCATGTTTCAATATTTGTTTGGAGGTTGAAGCTCGGATAAGATGAGGCTGATAATCTGTAATAGGCGCATCTTGAAGGCTTGTTGCCGTCGAAAGACAAGGCAGAAGGGATATTCCTTTTCAAGTAATAAGCTTGAGGGGTCCGGTTTCAACCGAAGGCAAAGAAAGCTCCATCGTAGAGTCATCTTCACTTGAGGTTAGTTTTAAAAGAAGCCTGAAATAGAAGTCGAAAAAAGTAGCGAGGTGAAAGAGCGATGAGCTCAGTGTAAGAGCAGCACAGGTGCGCCTGGCAGGCAGGGCGGCCAATGGGGGGCGTCTCCAGGAAGCCGAGTGGGGCCCTGCAGTGCGCCATGACCCACACCAATGATGCCCGTCGCGTTCCCTGCCTTTCAAATCGCAGCAATTCGAAGCTCTCTTCCGGAAAGCACTTCCCAAACACACAAACCCGGCAATAGCTGTCGCCCACACATTACAACTCTACCGAGTAAGACGCAAGGTTTGGCGGAACCCGCTTTTGCCCAACATGTCGTCAGACCCCGAATTCGACGGCGTGTCACCGCTGACCGAAGCTAAGAAGTCGCGGGTGCTCATGGTCGGCGCTGGGGGCATCGGATGCGAATTACTCAAGAACCTCGTCTTGACCGGCTTTGGAGAGACGCACATCGTCGACCTCGACACAATCGACCTTAGCAACCTGAATCGACAGTTTCTCTTTCGACAGGAACACATCAAGAAGTCGAAAGCGCTGGTAATTGCACCGCAACTGCCCAAGTCGCAACGGTCCGTGAAATCGCAAGGCTGACGTGCATGGTGTTTCTAGGTCGCCACAGAGGCTGCGCAAAAGTTCAACCCGAACGTCAAGATCGTCCCATACCATGCGAACATCAAGGACCCTCAGTTCAACATTGAGTGGTTTAGCAGCTTTAGGATAGTTTTCAACGCCCTCGACAACTTGGAGGCCCGACGACATGTGAACAAGATGTGCTTGGCGGCCAATGTGCCACTGATTGAGAGCGGCACCACCGGGTTCAATGGCCAGGTTcaggtcatcaagaagggcgTGACGGCCTGCTATGACTGCACAGCCAAGGAAACACCGAAATCGTTCCCAGTTTGCACGATTCGCAGCACACCGAGCCAGCCGATTCACTGCATCGTCTGGGGTAAGAGCTACCTCCTAAATGAAATCTTTGGCACAAGCGAGGACGAGTCCGCCTTCGATCACACCACCGATGCTGATAATGCGAAGGAGATTGAAGAGCTGAAGAGGGAGTCAGAGGCACTGCGGAGTATTCGACAGTCAGTCGGCACACCAGAGTTCAGCGAAGCTCTCTTCCAGAAAGTGTTCAACACAGATATTGTCCGGTTGAGGTCGATGGAAGATATGTGGAAGAGCAGGAAGCCACCCGAGCCACTCGACTACAAGGTCctgatggagaaggcgtcTAACCTTGACAAGGAAGCCGTGGTCGAAGACCAACAAAAGGTTTGGACTCTGGAAGAGAATTTGATTGTCTTTAACGACAGTCTCGATCGGCTCAGCAAGCGCGTAATGGAAAGCAAAGCTGCCGGCCAAGATGCTGTCATCACTTTCGacaaggacgacgaggacacCCTCGACTTTGTCGCTGCCAGTGCCAATATTCGATCGACACTCTTCGGCATCGACCGGAAATCAAAGTTCGACATCAAGCAAATGGCGGGTAATATCATTCCtgccatcgccaccaccaatgcCATTGTGGCTGGCCTCTGTGTTTTGGAGGCGTTCAAAGTCCTCAAGGGCCAGTACAGCCAGGCGAAGGAAATCTTCCTCACTCCTTTTGCTACCCAAAGACTGCTTGGATCCGACAAGGCGCGAGAGCCAAATCCCGCCTGCCCGGTCTGCAGCTCGTTCCAGATACGGTCGCTGGTAGACTTTTCCAAAGCTACGCTCAATGACTTTGTGGAGGACTTTGTCAAAGAGGAGCTTGGCtatggggagaaggagtttgcTATTAGCACGGAGGTGGGAATCATCTATGATCCTGATGAAACGGATAATTTGGAGAAGAAGTTGTCCGAGCTTGGTATGTTTTCCTGTTTCGTTATTCATGAAGGCTTTACAGGGTATTTCTAACAGTATTGTACACAGGCATCAAATCTGactccttcttgaccattaccgatgaggatgacgagctCGTCAATGTGGTTGTCGCCCTTTCAGAATCGTACGTCTCGGTTATTTATTTCCCTCACCAGACCAGTTGACTGACATCCCTTACAGGAAAGAGCCTCTCGAGGATAAACCTGTCAAGGGGATTTTCTCCTCTGAGAAGAAGATCGAGATCCCAGCCAAGCCTAAGCAGCCAGCTACGGAAACCAACGGCGCTGCCAGCGATAGTCCCCCGCTTGTGGTCTCCCTCACGAAGCCTACTGACGGTGTCACGCCCGCTAAGCGCTCTCACCCCGATAGTGAAGAGGGGATTGCGAAGAAGGTCAAGACGAtcgctgctggtgctgatgagGAAGGCGATATCGTCATAGTGGACGATGCGCCTTTGGACGCTGGTGGTAGTAGTAGTGAGGGGGCGATTGTCATTGATGATTAATTCTTCCGACTCTTTGAAATATCGAGAGAGGTGAGTTCAAGCGCTGAGTCCACCATCGAGGTTGAGAATGCAGTTATTAGCGTACTGGTttttggcgaggaaggaggcggcaTCGGCGACTTCGTCTGGGGTGCCGAAgcgttggagggggatgaggttttGTAATTTGTCGATGTTGGTCATATCTGGGGGATTTGCGAAAAGTCAGTGAATGTGGTGGGGCGGGGGAGTTCGTAGGAGTAGGATGCatgtgtgtgttttgtttttgtgtgtgaTTTGCTATTTGGCCTGGCGAAGAAggggagatggaaaagggcaAGGCATGGGACATGGCTTGTGGAGTTTTGTAATCATAACAGCTGAGAAGACGTTGATCTTTCACAGGAATACTGAACAAAATATGAAAAGTaagagaggggagagagaggctTACCTTTTGTCATTGGGGTGTGGATGTATCCTGGTACAATAGCATTGACTCTTACACCCGACTGTCCGTACTCCATTGCTAGGGTATTTGTCAAACCCAAAACCCCGGCTTTGGTGGCGGCGTAGACTGCGCTGCCTGTGATTGCTTTTGTTGCCAGCAAGGAagcgatgttgatgatgacacCCTGGGAGCCAGTTCTGTAGCTTCCTGGGTGGAGCTGGGGGGGttcgggggtgatgggggttgtttcttcgtcctcctcttcttctggggtGAGTTTTTGACTTTGGGGGAGCTCGGCTTgttcggtggtgatgtcaaTTTCTTGGACTGGTtcagatgatgatggggttgagggagaagagagtTTGGACTCCCagtgggcggcggcggcggctttggcTGAGCGGCGGGCCGCGGTTGTGTGGGCGATCATGGACTTGCCAATGTACTTGCAACCGAGGATTgtgccgaggaggttggtggagaggagcTCGTCGATTTCAAACTTGCCGGtgtgaaggaggagtttggtttGGGAGATGCCGGCTgagttgatgaggatgtcgattttgggctggatggggtgggttagtgatgtgtgtgggtgatatggggggttggttatGAGGGAGGGAACCATACGTGACGTTTTAGGAGGGTTTCCCAGTGTTCTTTGACTGTTATGTTCATGTGGTAGGGGACGTGGAGGGTGGGATTGTTGAAGCCTACGACGAGCCTGCGGTCGAACTTGGGCTTTACGCCAGCTTTGCGGGAGGCCATGATGACTTTGGCGCCTTCTTGGGCGAAGCGTTTCGCGATTGCGTGGCCTATGCCTGAGGAAGCACCAGTTACGAGGGCGATTTTGCCTTTGAGGGGGTATTGAACAGAcattttggggtttgggttgtgaGTTGTGTGATGTTGAAGAGTGAGCAAGTTGAAGTGTGAATGAGATATCCCACTGAGTGATGTAATTGGTGGTGTATATTTTACGGTATAGTACACTTAACGTGTAATACAGGGGTCGAAGTTACGCAAGCTTGTGATTTGGCACAACACACGACTAACTGATCGCCTTGTATTGGTCTCACAGATGGACGGACGAACTGCAAGATAAATTTAGGggggctgctgccaaggagaGGCATCCAGGGGAGTTTGCAGACAGAGCTGCCTTTGCCTTCCAAGTTGTTGGATctgggacggaggaggaacaaATCGGGTCTCCGCTGCGACGCAAAACCGAATTGCGACTGGGTTGGCTTTTTTGACTTTTACACGCTCCCGAGGTTTATCGCGATATTTTTTGAAGGGCATGAGTGCTCTTCGACGTACGGACACACACATAACCAACCCAAGGATCTGAGAGAACACGGCGAGCGACAACGAATTTATGACGACGGCAACGGACGGTTTCCATGTGTAAACCTGCGAAcggctcgggctcgggctcAGAGCTCCCAGTTGCCCCGCTACCTGTCAGTGGTGACGAGAAGGCgaaggatgtggtggtggatgctgGATTGAAGAGCCTCGACCATTGTATGTCTCCCGAAGCGCGCGATTGTTTTCTGTCGGGGGGATATTTGGACAACAGCATACTTCTTTGTTGAGACGCGACACAATGTACCTTGAGGGCTTGAGGATGGAACAGGGCCGACGGTCAACCCCGCCTGTCTCTCCGCCATGTCTTCTACACTGCCGGTGGCACAGCGCTACTCGCATTCGATAGTCACGGGAAACGAGATGCTGACATGTGAATTGTGTAGATCGGCGAGCGCTTCCAAAATGGCGATATTCTTTGCGACAATGCCTCCTGCCCCTCGTGCGGTGGGAGACACCCTATCTCGCCGCTTTCCAGAATGCCGTACGAACACCAGCTCTCGATAGCTACTTTGCGATCACGGCCAACCTTGGCACACATACATTCTTTATGATTGGGCTGCCGATCCTGTTCTGGTGCGGCTTCAGGGGCTTTGGAAAGGGGTATGGACTTTTGCTGCAACCAGGCAACAGGAAATCGCGGCTAATTGGAGGTATACAGACTCGTTCATATCCTTGCTGAAGGCGTCTTCTTCACCGGCTTCCTCAAAGACATGTGCTCCCTCCCTCGTCCGctctcaccacctctccaGCGCATCACCATGTCTGGCTCTGCTGCTCTCGAATAcggcttcccctccacccactccGCCAACGCAGTCTCTGTTGCAGTCTACGCTATCCTCATGTTGCGAAGTGACCATAACATCTACTCGCCCACCACGACCATTGCCCTCGAAGCCCTTGCTTACTTTTACGCTCTCTCGATTGTTATCGGCCGTCTTTACTGCGGTATGCACGGGTTCATCGACGTCATTATCGGGTCTATTATGGGAACGGCTATCTCTCTCGTTGAGTTTTACTACGCCCCGGCTGTGGAAGAGTGGATGTACTCTTCCAACTACGCCGCTCCCTTGATCGTGGCGTTAATCATTCTTGTGCTTGTGCGTGTTCACCCCGAGCCAGCAGACGACTGCCCATGCTTCGACGACAGCGTGGCTTTTGCCGGTGTGATGATCGGGTTGGAGTGCGGTATGTGGCGGTTTGCGAGGTACTCCCCTTATGCCACTATCTACAACGGGTCAGACGCTACGTTCTCCCTCGCTGCGATGGGGTGGCCCTTGTCTATTGGTCGCGTCGTTTTTGGCGTTCTGATGATCTTCGCCTGGAGAGAGGCGATGAAGCCAGCTCTGTTGAAGTTCCTGCCTCATTTGTATAGGTTGTTAGAACGTGTGGGCATGTCCCTGCCCAGAAGGTTCTTCGTGCCGGCGAGCGAGTACAAGGATGTGCCGCTGCATGTGAGGGACGATAACCTGATTCCAAATGTATCTGATTTTCCCAAGGTGATGAGGAGCATCAGGGGCCCGGGTCGCGGTAGGAGCGTGAGTATCGGGCCGCAAAGTGCGGCGGATGCGTATGAGACGTTGGCGTATCGCgagcggagaaggagggagtcTTTGGAGGGTGACAATGGTGGGGTGAAGAGCAAGGGGAGCTTGACGTCTCTTAGGGAGAGTGCGGCGAAGCAGAGCGGGGTGCATgtttttgaggatggggggaagagtTCTGgggtgcagcagcagaatgggagggtggcggagtttgagaagatgatggggacGGGAACGGTCGTGGTTGCtaatgaggaggagatggtgcttggtgtggaggatgagttgggggagaaggaggttttCTCGAGGCTGGTGAAGCCGAGAGTGAGGTATGATGTGGAGGTAGTGACCAAGCTGGTTGTTTACACGGGTATGTTTTCTTCTGCTTGTGGATGGCGAGGGGTTTTTGTGTTTGGTTTACTAACGCTTGTGCCACCCCAGGAATCGCTTGGTTGGCCGTGGATCTGATTCTCGTCACTTTTGAGATGATTGGGCTTGGTGCGGGGCacttggtggcggcggcaccaTGATGAACTTTAGAGGTGAGAAGAGAAATTCTGGAATACGCCAACGCCTTTTAATGTTTGCAACTTCTCTTTGGCTATTGGCTTTGTAATAGTTCTTGATACATAATGAATGAGGAtttatgatgatgatgagcctTGCGTTTCTTGTGTCTAGGTATCGAGCTGGTTTTCTGAAAGACCAAGACATGGTCGAGTCCACGGGCTCCAGTCAGAGGCTGCCAGAGATCAACAAAGGTCAAGGCGGTCAGGGACGCCCCTCTCCCGACCAGTCGGTCAACACCCGCCAGCCGGTGATGGAGAACCCCTGCGTCTCAACTGTGAATGGATGGATCAATCAGCGCCATGTTCTGGGTCCTCGGTGCCTGGGTTTGATCTAATCTAATCTCCATGTAACCCGATTTGCTGTCACCATCACTTACAGATCTGACTGGAGGAGCTTCGAGAAGCGAAGCTCCATGTTGTTTATATCCTGTCTTCGAACCTGCATCAAAGTGCATCTCCTGCTTGACTTCTTTCCGCACTTCACCCGATAACTGGCGCACCACCTTTGAGCACATACTATATACTTGACGGCATTTACACGACCAGGACTCCAAATGCTTCGAATCCATACCCCACGAAATAATCTACGTCTGATCTGTACCTGAGCCAAGTGAGGCTGGGCTGCAGGTCATAGGGTGCTACTGCATGGCACGCAGCATGAGGTTGTGGAGATGGCCGTTTTTATTCATCCCTTCTAGCGTAGCTGGAATGGAGTTTTCTATTTtccacatcaccacatccacaCACCTCCTTTGCCAACCTGGAAAGCTCCAGCTTCAAGCGCCGAAGCTCCGGCTATCAGACCCGGCAGTGGCGAAGCTGGTTTTTGACAGATCTTGCACGTCGCCATGACGTTGGCTAGAACAAAGAGTTTTTCCGCAGTTAAACCGGGGCTCCCAGCTGCATCTGTCCAATCACGTGCAGAGCTGAAGGACAATTCAAAGTCTTGGCCTACCAGATCGAGTCTAGCCTTGGTGCATGATTTTATGAAGCGGAGGTGTTCGGTGCTGTGTGGCGCTCTGCCTTTCTCAACCCAGGCAAACCCAAATCGCATTGGAACAGACACCCAACCTCCGCCCCGAGTCGCACAGAAAGTGAGAAAGCTGCCCATCAGCTATTGTCTTTTTTTGCGCGAAGTATCTGGATGAGCATTGTCTGTCTGGACCCCCAATTCACACGGCGTTCCACCCGACTGGTGTTCACTTACTTAGTCTTTGAAGAGTCGAGTGCCAAGTTTCAAGTTCAGTGAAGATACAGGGACGATTCCCCCAGGCTGCGCTCGGTCTCTTTCAGCCATCGCAACCGCTGCAAAGCCGCTGTAACCAACCAAGCACACGCTGTGCAGGGCGTGCTCAGCACCTTTCCCCTTCGGTTATCGCCCACTTTTTACCTTGATCCATCAGCCCAGATTCCGTCCAGATCGACCCATTCAGCAAGGCAACCTACagtttccccttcccccaaccccctcggGAATCCAACAAACCTCCCAAGATATCGATCCTGGCCCTGCATCTGCCATTCTTCGACCCGGCACTTGCTGGCGCCTAGGCGCTTCACCGCTGAGAGATCTCGCTGTGTAAAGCGACGACAAACCGACACACTGGCCCACTCTTCATCGCATTCTCCGCAGCTCATCGTCATATCGCAAGAGGGGGAAAACGCTGCAAAAATCAGACGCATGTAGCGTCTTCAGCGACAATGTCCCTCGAAGCGATTGGCGCTCCGGCGTCTGAGCCTACGATTTTCATGGATGTTAATCCGcccgtcgttgtcgttgccgttgccgacAGCTCAAAGCCCCTTGGTTTGAACTCGCCTCCCGACAGCAACAATGCCATGACTCTCGACGGTAGCGACTCGGAGCTCAGCGATATTGACGAGGTTGCCGACAAGCTTGACGGCAAACTTGAACTCAACGACGCGATCCA
The window above is part of the Podospora bellae-mahoneyi strain CBS 112042 chromosome 3, whole genome shotgun sequence genome. Proteins encoded here:
- a CDS encoding hypothetical protein (EggNog:ENOG503P98C) produces the protein MPPPKKVDKGIVSLDRETPIQEEVKPLIEDILRTNYCVQRSVFLVEGIDMVRVVGGAGKMVRLLLGDGKLVIQGFVKGVMHWVVEGGKVFEGGYVRLDKFEVVEIEGERVLVIGDLRIVGWDEGYLGVLRGEGREVKDVGGLREGGTGGERLFGLERRVREMEVRREREREREEEERRREEGSRKELEAEVVEREKQAVEREWEEEAKKEEEDEDCISESDYDDDGFEQMVISTERPTQRRVMATAYTGTSVNNTTTPQRPPVFKHQSIQHPQVLLPPPSRQILTPRTPQPRPPIKPQENTAPKPLPWLASDPTQPLKLTPLSQIPYLRYKQNWMVNVLVVVTQLGETESCPYPPFVQRQARVIDQSTPHRHIHLTVFLEPAGFEPKLGEVYLLLGVKNHKFDGGSLKKYVSDKPKGGGRWWVEGRGLGWCKGMVKELEIWWAQQQGGVVGEED
- a CDS encoding hypothetical protein (COG:S; EggNog:ENOG503P44W), which encodes MPPRRSTRATTKAASQSKLNFSNKITKPLPSRPNQKDKAVKLEEAITRTATPSPPPFSEPAPEQELSPAEVNAAKVSQAAINRYWKGIEDSRLAKEVHKKHGTGLGTGEKILRYFDVSSQFGPCVGITRLERWQRAERLGLNPPIEVLAVIVKEGRGEEKAHLDQLLSSTAIGERE
- a CDS encoding hypothetical protein (EggNog:ENOG503NTVS; COG:H), with amino-acid sequence MSDSEPDLELLELLRQHIAGKPQVAAEPDTGVLESAEYVYNNSIDVALDMRSCKNAARAIYSQMQTKSYSPATWAAHELHPHPSKGDKPEDVVAFIFTMDLLNFCFWSERGEEERFSIEYKGRRWTGYWSLVAALQRALEEGIPITDPHFWQNEEELTLSTLKHVFRSATSEEMPLLAARLSCLREAGQILYEKFSCHPLHLVTSSNNSAARLVNTLASNFSCFNDTHSPPSFPRKKPIRLLKRAQILVADLWACFEGQGPYGKFYDIDKITMFADYRIPQMLNQLGCIQYSPPLETTVQLKRDIPSGSNWEIQLRACSIWCVELIRREILRENPGARVNAILIDFFLYDTIKEMENDGRERAPHHRTRSIWY
- the UBA2 gene encoding E1 ubiquitin-activating protein uba2 (EggNog:ENOG503NWF7; COG:O), whose protein sequence is MSSDPEFDGVSPLTEAKKSRVLMVGAGGIGCELLKNLVLTGFGETHIVDLDTIDLSNLNRQFLFRQEHIKKSKALVATEAAQKFNPNVKIVPYHANIKDPQFNIEWFSSFRIVFNALDNLEARRHVNKMCLAANVPLIESGTTGFNGQVQVIKKGVTACYDCTAKETPKSFPVCTIRSTPSQPIHCIVWGKSYLLNEIFGTSEDESAFDHTTDADNAKEIEELKRESEALRSIRQSVGTPEFSEALFQKVFNTDIVRLRSMEDMWKSRKPPEPLDYKVLMEKASNLDKEAVVEDQQKVWTLEENLIVFNDSLDRLSKRVMESKAAGQDAVITFDKDDEDTLDFVAASANIRSTLFGIDRKSKFDIKQMAGNIIPAIATTNAIVAGLCVLEAFKVLKGQYSQAKEIFLTPFATQRLLGSDKAREPNPACPVCSSFQIRSLVDFSKATLNDFVEDFVKEELGYGEKEFAISTEVGIIYDPDETDNLEKKLSELGIKSDSFLTITDEDDELVNVVVALSESKEPLEDKPVKGIFSSEKKIEIPAKPKQPATETNGAASDSPPLVVSLTKPTDGVTPAKRSHPDSEEGIAKKVKTIAAGADEEGDIVIVDDAPLDAGGSSSEGAIVIDD
- a CDS encoding hypothetical protein (COG:Q; EggNog:ENOG503Q49F) gives rise to the protein MSVQYPLKGKIALVTGASSGIGHAIAKRFAQEGAKVIMASRKAGVKPKFDRRLVVGFNNPTLHVPYHMNITVKEHWETLLKRHPKIDILINSAGISQTKLLLHTGKFEIDELLSTNLLGTILGCKYIGKSMIAHTTAARRSAKAAAAAHWESKLSSPSTPSSSEPVQEIDITTEQAELPQSQKLTPEEEEDEETTPITPEPPQLHPGSYRTGSQGVIINIASLLATKAITGSAVYAATKAGVLGLTNTLAMEYGQSGVRVNAIVPGYIHTPMTKDMTNIDKLQNLIPLQRFGTPDEVADAASFLAKNQYANNCILNLDGGLSA
- the LCB3 gene encoding Long-chain base-1-phosphate phosphatase (COG:I; EggNog:ENOG503NUZW) yields the protein MCKPANGSGSGSELPVAPLPVSGDEKAKDVVVDAGLKSLDHYRRALPKWRYSLRQCLLPLVRWETPYLAAFQNAVRTPALDSYFAITANLGTHTFFMIGLPILFWCGFRGFGKGLVHILAEGVFFTGFLKDMCSLPRPLSPPLQRITMSGSAALEYGFPSTHSANAVSVAVYAILMLRSDHNIYSPTTTIALEALAYFYALSIVIGRLYCGMHGFIDVIIGSIMGTAISLVEFYYAPAVEEWMYSSNYAAPLIVALIILVLVRVHPEPADDCPCFDDSVAFAGVMIGLECGMWRFARYSPYATIYNGSDATFSLAAMGWPLSIGRVVFGVLMIFAWREAMKPALLKFLPHLYRLLERVGMSLPRRFFVPASEYKDVPLHVRDDNLIPNVSDFPKVMRSIRGPGRGRSVSIGPQSAADAYETLAYRERRRRESLEGDNGGVKSKGSLTSLRESAAKQSGVHVFEDGGKSSGVQQQNGRVAEFEKMMGTGTVVVANEEEMVLGVEDELGEKEVFSRLVKPRVRYDVEVVTKLVVYTGIAWLAVDLILVTFEMIGLGAGHLVAAAP